In Gammaproteobacteria bacterium, the DNA window TGGTGTAAGGACTGATATTTTCCTCAACTGATTGGGGGTCAAGGTTAAAGGTTTCCGGTTCAATATCTGCAAACACCGGAATCGCATTCCAGTGCAAAATCGCCGTTGCGCTGGCGCACATGGTCCAAGGACTAACGATGACCTCATCACCCGGTTCAATGCCTATTGCTCCCACTGCTGCAATTAAACCCGACGTCCAAGAATTGACGGTGACCGCATGCTTGACGCCAAAATACGCTTCACAGGCCCGCTCAAATTCTTGCACCTTGGGGCCACCATAAAAATCATCGTGCCAAGCGCCTAGAAATTTCGATAATATCCCGCTTTCCACCACTTGCCTAGCCGCAATCACTTCTTCAATGCCGATAGGGTTGTAGCGCTTGAATGGACGCTTAATCGTTTTGGCCCCACCCAACAGGGCGAGCTTTTCTGTAATGATTGCGTTATTCATCGGCTTTGTACAATTTGATTGAGAACTTTCAAGGTATACAACGCTTCAGATCCAGAGCAGATTCGCGCTTCCTGATGGGCTAAATCAGCGACTAATTGATCAGCGACCTGCCACTGACAACGATCCAGATTAGAGATTATCGCTTCAGGTATTGAGTTAAGAATCTGATAACCTTCACAGGTTGGATTGGCGATCACCGATTGCCAAAGAATTTGCGAACCACCACACTCGTAACGCAGACGGCCATTGCCGGCGATCAATTCAATCGTGTAGTGAGAATAATATTCTTCCCGCGCAGCTAGGAAATAAATAGTTCCCCGCTCAAAATTAATACACACATCTGGCTCTGGGTCAAGCCCACTCAACAACCGTCCCTTATTCAGAATTTGGTAATCGACGACCTCGCCCAGCCAGTATTGTAATAGATTAAGAAAATGTGAACCATTATTAAATAACCCCTTTGAATACCAACATACGCCTTTAATCGATTGCGTAATGCGGCCATCATTAATTCGCGCTTTGATTTCAGCAACACCGCAATCTGATCGGCGAATATAGTTGACATAAAGTTTAACGCCTTGATCCTCGCAGGCTGTCACTATAGCTGCTGCTTCATCTAAATCATAAGCCAGTGGTTTCTCACAAAGAATTGCGCTTGGTTTAATCACTTCCAGCACTGTGCTGACCGTTTGATAATGCAGTGCGGTCGGGGTAGCAATGACGACCACATTCGGCTTTAGATCATGTAGAGCAGATGCTAGATCAACGTAGCCTGGCCGCGAGTATTCCATTTCAAATCGGCATACGCGTTCAGAATCCAGATCAACGCCGCCCACCAACTCAAAGCCTGGATGAACCTGAAAAGCCCGCGCATGGGTCAAAATAAATTGATCCGGATCATGGCGCAGGTCATAACCCATGCCTATCTGTCCTAATCCTATCACTAATGTACGAAAACTCATCCCAATAGCTCCCATACTAAAGCAGTCCCTCGCTTCACATCCTGTTTAACGCGCATTCCCAGTACCTGATCCAGATATTTCGGCGGCAATCCTAAGCCGGGACGAATAGACCGCACGCTCTCTTCGGTCAAGATATCCCCAGCTTTCATATCTTTGACAACATAGAGCGACCGCCGGAATACCAATGATTTCTTCTCAGCTTCAGTCGCGCCATAGCTGACCCGGCCCAGCGCCTGCCAGGCTCGCTCACTCTCTATCACCAGTGCCTGCATTTCTTTAGGTTCCATCGAGAACGCGCTGTCTACGCCTCCATCCGCCCGGCGCAGGGTAAAGTGTTTTTCGATTACTGCCGCACCCAGCGCCACGCTGGCCACTGCGGCGCCGATGCCCATAGTATGGTCGGACAGCCCGACTTCGCACTGAAACAACTCCCGCAGGTGGGGGATGGTCAGCAGATTGGTATTCTCCGGCGTCGCCGGATAAGTGCTGGTGCATTTGAGCAGAACCAGGTCTCGACAACCCGCCCTGCGCGCAGCGCGCACGGTCTCATCCAGCTCCGCCACTGTGGCCATACCGGTAGAGATGATCATTGGCTTGCCGGTCTGAGCAATCTTGCGGATCAGCAACAGGTCAGTATTCTCGAAAGAGGCGACTTTATAACAGGGTACGTTCAGCGTCTCCAGAAAATCCACTGCCGTTTCATCAAAGGGGGTGCTGAACGCAACCAGACCTCGTTCGCGGGCGCGGTCGAAAATAGGCTGATGCCATTCCCAAGGCGTATAGGCTTCCTGGTAGAGCTTATAGAGAGAAGCGCCTTGCCACAGACTGTTTGGGTCGGAAATGAAAAACTCGCCTTCAGCCAAATCCAGTGTCATGGTATCGGGCATATAGGTTTGCAGCTTCAGGCCATGCGCCCCAGCTTTAGCTGCTGCATCAACAATCGCCAACGCTCGATCCAGTGATTGATTATGGTTGCCGGACATCTCGGCGACGATGAAAGGCGCCTCAGCACGTCCGATTTGTCTCTCACCAATGATCATTTGAATCCTTTACTGTCCTTCTGAATTTGAGTGAATCAATCACATACCCAGCTCCCTCAAACGCACCTTTAGAAGCCTGGTTATGCACAGATAATTGGGCAATAATTTCGGATATTTGAGGGACATGTTGAGCAACATAGCGTGTTCCGGCTTCGATCAGCGCAGTACCCAAGCCACTCCCTTGGTTCCCAGGAACAAGATACACCGATATCGTCGCCTGCTTGCCCTTTAAATCGAAGCGCAATACCCCAACCGGGCGACCATCATGTTCGCCGATAACCAGCAGGCTAGCAGTATTCCCAATGGCTTTGCTGAACCATAGACAGTGAGTCTCCCAGGAAATGGGCGAACCATCCCCAGAATAGCGGCGTGTAACCTCATCATTCCGCCAAATATAAAGGTTACGGCAATCGTCAGGAACTGCACACCGTAAGACAAGCTGAGTTGCCATAAATATTTTGGCAACCCGTCCTACGCCGCGACCATCTACATATTCACTGGAACGTGAACTCATAGCTTTAGCTAAAAACCGGGCGGTACATAGCACCTGTAATACCTGGTGAATGTAGTCGGTGGTCACGGCTTCAGCATGGCCAAGGTACCAACATCCGCCGGTAGCTGCCCAATCTTCGGCGACGCGTATTTGATTTTCAGCCACGGCGATTACCAAACTTGGCATCGCTAATACCGCGCGTTCCCAAGTACTGACACCACCCGCCCCAATCGCCAAATCCGCCCTAGCCATCAATTCCGCCATATTGGTCACCTGGCGATGAAAGCTGGTATTTGGCAGCTTCGCACACAACGCCTCAATCTCCCTCCAATGGGGATTAGCCGCGCCAATCACCACATCCACTGCGATATCCGGCTGATCCAGCCTCCGAATGGCCCGCAACGCCTTGGCGGTCTCATTACTCGGATCGGAGCCGCCGAAAAACACAAGAATCCGACGCACCACACCATCCCGTTGGTGCAACTGCTTCCGCACCTCGCGAAACTCCGGACGCAACAGCGCATAGCGTGGCCCCAGCAACTGACGACAATTCGCTGGCACTAACTCCGTATAGCGGCACTCCATCTCCTCATGTAGATTTTGATCCAACAGCAGATCGCAATCATGCGGACGGTCGGCCAAATCATCGATCACCATAATCCGCTTTACCAGTGGCCGCATCCGCAACTCCCACGCCCGATCCAAGGCATAATGATCCACGATCAACCAGTCAATCTCTGATAATCCTGCCAGGCATGCCTGCGTCTGGTCGACATCCACCGTCCACGGTACCCCCAGCCAAGTTGAATGGGCAGTATGGGCCAGAATTACCGTTTCATCTTCACCAGAAGCGGGCAACCAATAAACAGGATAGCCTTTGTCGGCCAACACTCCGCCCAGATGCCCCGGCAAATCCCGGCAAATGAATTGCACATCCGCCCCACGCTCCCTCAGCGCATCCGCCAAGGTCAGACAACGCATCACATGGCCTGAACCGATCTGAATCGAGGCGTCGGCGCGAATCACGACTCGCGGTTTGTGCTTGATTTCAACCATCACTGTTAGCCCGAAAGCTCATTACACTGTTTGGCGGCTGTTGTCTATTCACTCCAATACCTTTTCATAAACATAACCGTTCATTCTTGTTCAACCCTGTTCACCGAGGCATTGCCATTACAACTGCTTTAGCGAAATCCTCGAAGTCCGTCAATCGATCGTGGGCTATTGCGAAAACGATGGTCCAATTAATTACGTCGTAGTTATGAATAGCCAGATTGCGAAACCCTACCGCCTTTTTCATACGTTTGGCCAATTCAGCAGCAATGATTCCGGCATCCATCAAGATATCGAATGTTTGTCCCATCGTGTCTGGTGGGGGAAATTCGGTTCCAGAAACGAGATGCGCTCCGATGTCAACACAAAGCTGCACGGCGCGAGTCAGATTCAGAGTGAGAATATCCTGAGCATCATAGTCTTGCACTAAGGTTTCAACATCCTTCGGGCATTTCTCTTCAACGCGGCGCAGACAACGCCGCAAGGATTCCAGTTTTTGCTCGATCAAAGGCCAATCCATGTCAGCCTCCTTTCTCGAAGAATTCTCTTTTGGTAGGGCATAAAATCGGCTTGATTAAAAAGATGCTTGCTTAAAAGCATAGCGAAGTGGGAATCGTCACCCAGCACTTTTCGTCCATTAGCGATAATCTGCCCCAGCAAGGGTTCGCCAAGCGTAGACAAATCCACCAAGTCAACCGGCCGTCCTGTGATTTCCGCCAGATCCATGATCAATTGCATTTTTTCATTGGCATCTAGCGGTCTATCGGCGCTTACAGCGAGATCGATATCACTGTCAATGCGTGCAGCATTCTTTGCTAAAGAACCGAACAGCACAACCAAACGAATCCGAGGATACTTTTTGAGAATCTGTCTGATCCGTTCATCAGTTTCCTTAACGCTTGATTGACCGTGCTGGCCCATATCATTCATCTACAGATTTATGGCAGACATGTAAGCCTGAATCTTCAGGCTTTACCATTCTTCAAAAATTAAAAGCGTCAACTGTATATCTGGCTTCCTCGAACGCCTCTATGGAAGCTCGATGATAAGCAGATATGTGGGCGCAATCTCTAATATTTCAGGCGCATACTGAGCAATATAGCGCGTTCCGGTTGAAATAAGAAAATTAGAATCAATAGGTTATGGTAAATTTCGTCAAGAAGCGTCTCTGTACAGAGGACATAAATACATCCTGACGCGCTGGGTCAAGGTAAGCGGTTGCGCTCCATCAGAAACCAGGTGCCATCGCCTTGCGGAAAGCTGGGATCGCGGTGATAACCAAATCCATAGTCGATTAATTGCAGCGCCGGATACCGGTCCAGCATCTCGCCGCAAAAGTCCCTTTTGAACAGCCGATCTGAATGACCACGGTAATTAACGCTGACCGGGGTTGGATTATAATACTCACACACCATCAGGTAGCGGCTTGTCGCTTCATACAGTTTGGCATAGACCAAATCCAAAAATTCCGGATTGATATGAATCAGCACCCCCTTGATGAGCACAAGATCCCACACCTTTCGCACTGTCGATGGATCAAAGTCAAGAATCGAGGTCGCAAATACCTGGTCAGGGGGAAGATGCCGGCGCAATTGACTGACTGCGTCTGGGTTAATCTCGACTGCATACTGGTTTTGTTCCGGGTACAGCAATTTTAAAGCGCGCAGATTCATACCCACATTCGCGCCAAATTCGATGCATGCCCTGATTTTTTGCGCTTTTGCCAAAGCCCTGCTGAACAACGCCAAATTCGAAGCGAGTAGTTGGGTTCCCTGATTACGCCCGATGTATTCGTTGCCAAATTCGCCAGCCCAGAATGCTTCCTGTTCAGTCTTAAATGTTTTATCCAACGTCATTAGATGGTTGACCTTTTTCAAATAATGCCTGATAGATGAGTTCAGCGCGCCGCCAGTCGTCTTCCGTATCAATATCCTGTACTCGCCAGCGGGGTATCAGGATTGGGCAAGAATGCCGATCAAAAACGCGCTGATGAGATAACCATGCTTCTGGCCGACCCCAATAAAACTGTCCAGCGTCGTGCAGCGCAACCGGCAGATCCTGCGAACGTGTGGTGAAATGCTCCGGGAAGAACATCTGCAACCCGCCTTCTGGGTGGGTGCGAAATGCGCGAAAGATCGGTGAGGCGTATTCAGTGACGGTAAAAGCGTAAGCCCAAGCGCCTGTTTGCAACTTTTGTAGTCCACGTCGGAGATCCTCGACCTGGACAAAAGGGGCGGTCGCGTAGAGACAACACACGGCCTCAACAGATTGCTGCTGATCGATCATCCATTGCGTGGCATGTGCGATAACCTCTGTTGTTCCCGTAAAATCGTTCGCTAATTCTGCCGGACGCATGAAGGGTGCTTCAGCGCCATACACTTTAGCAACTTCGGCAATCTCTACGTCGTCGGTCGAGACTACAATCTTATCGAAAAGCCGACTGTCGCGCGCCGCGGCAATGGAATAAGCAATCATCGGCTTGCCGCAAAAATTTTTGATGTTTTTACGCGGGATACGCTTACTGCCGCCGCGCGCTGGAATAATGGCTAGTTTCATGCCCGCCTTCCTCCATTCGCATCGTCTATCCCCATGATTTTGGCAAGTGCGCTTATTACTTGGTCTACATCATGATCGTTCATTGCCGGAAAAATCGGCAAGCTGAGAATCTGTTCATAGGCCGCTTCGGCCACCGGACAAAGTCCTGGTCCCGTCCTGAACCGTTCCCGATAAAAAGGATGCAGATGCACGGGAATATAATGCACATTCACGCCAATCCCTGCCGCCCGCAGCGCTGCAAACATGTCAGTACGCGATTTTCCCAGCTGCTCCGGGTCCAGTCGCACGACATATAGGTGATAAGCATGACTAACGCTGGCCCGCACCGCCAGCGGTTTGACGCCGGGGATTTCCGCCAGCGCTTTGTCATAAACCCGGGTGATTGCCTGACGCCGGGCCACCCAATTGGGCAACTTGCGCAACTGACTGATGCCTAACGCACACTGAAAATCAGTGAGACGGTAGTTATAACCCAGTTCCACCATCTCGTAGAACCAGGAATTCTGTTGCTCCCGCTGACGATGATCAGTGGCAATGCCATGATTGCGGAATCGCCGCATCCGCTGCGCCCATTGTGGATCATCAGTGGTGATTACACCTCCTTCGCCTGTCGTGATCGGCTTGACTGGATGCAGGCTGAAGGCGCTCAAATCCGCAAGACTGCCAACCGGACGCCCCTGGTCGTTTCCACCTAACGCATGGCAGGCATCTGCGACCAGAGCCAGATCGTGACGATCAGCGATCATCCGCAGCGCATCGTAATCACATGGCTGGCCGGCATAATCCACAGCGATCACCGCCCGGGTGCGCGAGGTGATGCGCGCATCCACCGCATCCGGATCTAGCAACAGCGTCTCCGGGTCAACATCAGCGAACACCGGCGTTCCTCCCTGAAACACCACGCTGTTCGCCGTCGCTGCAAAGGTCATGGCTGGCACGATCACCTCATCCCCAGGCCCTATGCCCAGCGCAGCCATTACCGTATGCAGCGCTGCTGTGCCACTGCTGACCGCTACGGCTTCGCGCATTCCCACGAAATCGGCAAAAGCCTGTTCAAATTCAGCTATCTTTGGTCCGGTGGTCAACCAATTAGAGCGCAATACTGCGACAACCGCTGCAATGTCGTCTTCATCCAACCATTGACGGCCATAAGGCAGCATGGCCCGAAATGTCCCATCATCCGCCAGTGGATTTGCCATCAATAAGTGGCCTCAACGATCCCACGTAGTTCATCCACCGATAACCATTGATCATTACTGTCGCTAGCATAAGCAAAACCATCCGGCAACGATTGCCCCTGCAAACTCTTCTCACAGCACCACCAGGAATGCTCTGGATGAATCACAAACAGATCTTCCAACGCTATAGCATGTCGCGCCTCATCCACTGAGATGAGTGATTCATGAAGTTTCTCGCCGGGACGAATTCCGGTCTCTTGCACTTGGCAATCGGGCGCTACTGCCTTTACCAAATCCAGGATACCCATGCTGGGAATACGCGGAACAAATACCTCACCTCCCCGCATTAACCCAATCGCCTGAATGACAAATCGCACTCCCTGTTCCAAAGTCAGCCAAAAACGGGTCATACGCGGATCAGTAATCGTTACCACGCCATTGGTGCGCTGGCTGAGAAATACTGGGACCACACTGCCTCGACTTCCCACCACGTTGCCGTAACGCACACAGCTAAAGCAAGTTGGGCGGTCGCCCGTGTAAGCATTGCCATGCACAAACAGTTTTTCCGCACACAATTTGGTGGCTCCATACAGATTCACTGGATTGACTGCCTTGTCAGTGCTTAGCGCAATGACCTTGGCTACCCCACAGTCAATAGCAGCATCGATGATGTTCTGAGCACCAAGAACATTAGTTTTGATCGCTTCAAAGGGGTTATATTCACAGGCTGGCACTTGCTTGAGCGCCGCTGCGTGGACCACGATATCCACTTTTGCCTCGAACGCCCGGGTTAAACGGTCCCGGTCGCGCACGTCACCCAAGAAAAAGCTCAGTCGTTTATCCGGAATTAGGCGACTCATCTCGTGTTGCTTGAGTTCATCGCGGCTGAACACGATGATCCGACGAGGCTCGTGTTCCCGCAGGACCAGTTCGGTGAACTTGCGGCCAAACGAACCCGTGCCACCAGTGATTAATAAAGTTTTATTTGTCAGATTCATCTTGATTCTCATTCGGGCACAATAGGAGTAGGGAAGATTTTGCCTCCCAGCAATTCCCGACCAGTTGATTAATAATTGATTTTCATCAATTTTTTTATTTATATGCAGGACTGCATTAAGAAAAACGCCTTTGGGATATTCAATATCCTGGAAAATAGAGACCGGGAATTTCTGTTCACCTCCCCTCCCCCTAAACCGTGTGAGCGGAGCGGATCCCCATAGACAAAGCCTTTTGGCGTCAGCAACCACCTTGCCGCAATCAACAGCGCCGCAGGGTCCTCCACATGTTCAGGCATCTTGTTAAAGGGGATCGCATCAAACAAGCCTACATCTCCAGTTCTAGCAAATCCTGGACCAAAGAATCAACACTTACCACGCTTTGCAGGTACTCCACCGTGCGCGCATCCCGTTCCAACGCCATCACCCACTAACCATTTTTTCATCTATTACTGCAGGGAATACACCCAACCCGGCGCTGACATCCAGTAAGCGCGGTTGTTGCCTTTCATCGATCCCACGCCACCGGGCAAAGACGCGAACGCGCGCTACCCGCTGACAGTTATCCGGCTCGTTCATACGGAAGCGCCATAATTTTGGCGAATTGCCGCCGCATTCCATCTACCCCACCATAGGTCTTCCCGCAACCGTCCCGCCACGTCGCGCAGTGAACCCCGGAAGCAGTTGACCGTTCGCGCCTGACAAAATGACTCAACCGGGTCATCGTCCGCCTGATCGGAAGTCGCCACCACCAGCGGCAGACCTGAAGTTGTCGTGCGCAAACGCCGGATCAGCAACTCCAGCAGAGTAACGGATCCCAGATCCGCCAGAATTTTGCCAGGCAGTCTGCTGGAACTCATCCTGGCCTGAATGATGATTAATTCATCCATCGTTGACCTGAACCGATAATCATGCGTCGCTCGCCCAAGATCGTTGTTAAACAACGGGGTCAATACCCAACTTTCGCAACTGCGCCGCCAACCGTTCCGCGCGTTGCTCAGCGCTCCCCGCGCGCTCGGCACTGGTCGGAATTAGCTGACCGGTTTGATCAACCCAGCGCAGCCAGCTGATGCTCACCTTCATATTTTCCTTGCCAGAGCGTCACTCCCAGACCCACATCCTTGAACTGCGAGCCGACTTTCTCCACATAGGCTTGGCCCACTAACTGGTAAATGCGCAACATTCGGTCAGACAGCTGACGCCATGGGTCAAAGATTACATAATAGCCAACAGCCGCTGCCGCATACTTGTGGAGTTTCTCCTGATCTTCGCCACCTTCCCGATTAGATACAATCTCAATCGCCACCAGTGGCGGTTTGCCCTGTTCCCAGGTAAAGTAGGAGTGGTTGGCTTTTTCGCTCAAATCCGCGCCAAGACCTACGACATCCAGCGCGAGCATGACGTCTGGAACCAGTGGCGGTTCGCGCAAGGCGTAAAACAGGCCAACATTCGCCAGGGCCAGGAAGGGTCGGTGACCGGGCGCATACTCTGCCGGCCCCGTCCAGGCGCTATAGAGCGGTTCGGTCAGCAAACGTTTCTGTTTTTCTGACAGAATATTATCCACTGGCGTTTCATCCTCAGTGATTAACCCTTCCATTTCGCGCCTTACCTCAACGCGAATCGCCACCATATCCTCTTCCCAAGGCGGCCAGTTTTGCGGAGCATTCGGTACAGCATTCATCATTTATCCCTCTTTCGTGAAAGAAAAGGCATAAGGTTACGGCTACCGCAACTGTTGCAAAGCCCGAATCCCCTGCTCCAGTCCTTCCAGGGTGAGGGGGTACATGCGGTCGCTCATCAGCTCGCGAACCATCTGAATCGAAGGAATGTAACTCCAGCGGTTGGACGACTGGGGATTCAGCCAGATCGCACGGGGCCACGCGGCAAGTAGCCGACTCATCCACACATCGCCGGCCTCGGGATTAAAATGCTCGACGCTACCTCCTGGATAGGTGATCTCGTAAGGACTCATCGTAGCGTCGCCGACCAGAATCAGCTTGTAATCCCGCGTGAAGGTATGCAGCACCGTCAGAGTGTCGATCTTCTCGGTGTAGCGGCGGCGGTTATCCTTCCACAGCCCCTCGTAGACCATGTTATGAAAGTAGAAATACTCCAGATGCTTGAACTCGCTGCGCGCCGCCGAGAACAACTCCTCGCAGGCCCGGACATGATCATCCATCGAGCCGCCCACATCCAGAAACAGAAGCACTTTCACCGCATTATGCCGCTCCGGCACCATTTTCAGATCCAGCCAGCCCGCATTGCGCGCAGTGGAACGAATTGTGTCGTCCAAGTCTAGCTCTTCAGCCGCGCCCTCACGGGCAAACCGGCGCAGACGACGCAGCGCAACCTTGATGTTGCGCGTCCCGAGTTCCACCGTGTCGTCCAGATTGCGGAACTCGCGACGGTCCCAGACCTTGACCGCCCGGCGATGACGTGACTGATCCTGTCCGATGCGGATGCCTTCCGGATTGTAACCGTAGGCTCCGTAAGGCGAAGTGCCGGCGGTGCCGATCCATTTATTGCCGCCCTGATGACGTCCCTCCTGCTCGGCCATCCGTTGCGCAAAGGTTTCCATCAATTTTTCCCAGCCCCCCATCGACTCGATCAGTTGCTGGTCCTCTTCACTCAAGGTCAACTCCGCTAACTTGCGCAGCCATTCCAGCGGTACTTTAGCGCCGACCAGTCCATCGAACAGGGTTTCCAGTCCCTTGAAGTGGCTGGCGAACACTTGATCGAAGCGGTCGTAATGGCGTTCGTCCTTGATCAGGGCCGCCCGCGCCAGATAATAGAATTCTTCAACGCTATGAGCCGTGACCCGCTGATGCAGAGCTTCCAGCAGGGTTAAAAATTCGGTCAAGGTGACAGGTATACTGGCCTTGCGCAGCTTGAAAAAAAAGTCGGTCATCATCGATCTTCTCCGCGAGAGACCTTGACGCTCACGCCGGGGGAGAGAGCGGGGCGTCGTTCCATTCAATCCTTCTTGCGGCGACTCATAAATAGCAGCCGCTCAAACAAATGCACATCCTGCTCATTCTTCAGCAACGCCCCATACAGTGGCGGAATCAGCTTCCGCTGGTCACCGCGCAAGGCTTCGGGCGGGATGTCTTCGGCGACCAATAGTTTGATCCAGTCCAGCAATTCCGAAGTAGAAGGTCGCTTTTTCAGACCCGGCGCCTCGCGAATTTCGAAGAACGCTTCCAACGCCTCGCTCAGCAACCGTTTCTTCAAATCCGGATAATGCACCCGCACGATTTGTTCCATGGTTTCCTTGTCGGGAAAGCGGATGTAATGGAAAAAGCAACGGCGCAGGAAGGCGTCCGGCAATTCCTTCTCATTGTTGCTGGTGATAATAATGATTGGACGGTGGTGGGCCTTGACGGTCTGCCGCGTCTCGTAGACATAGAACTCCATACGGTCGAGTTCCAACAGCAGGTCATTCGGAAATTCAATATCAGCTTTGTCGATCTCATCGATCAGCAACACCGGTTGCACGTCGGCGGTAAATGCTTCCCACAATTTACCCTTGACGATGTAGTTGCTAATGTCATGCACTCGCCCTTCGCCCAGTTGGGAATCGCGCAGCCGCGAGACAGCATCGTATTCATACAACCCTTGCTGGGCCTTGACGGTCGACTTGATATGCCACTGGATAAACGGACGGTTGAGGGCAAGGGCGACTTCCTCGGCCAACTGGGTCTTGCCAGTGCCCGGCTCGCCTTTCACCAACAGGGGCCGACCCAGGGTTACGGCAGCGTTCACCGCCATCATCAG includes these proteins:
- a CDS encoding VWA domain-containing protein, whose translation is MMTDFFFKLRKASIPVTLTEFLTLLEALHQRVTAHSVEEFYYLARAALIKDERHYDRFDQVFASHFKGLETLFDGLVGAKVPLEWLRKLAELTLSEEDQQLIESMGGWEKLMETFAQRMAEQEGRHQGGNKWIGTAGTSPYGAYGYNPEGIRIGQDQSRHRRAVKVWDRREFRNLDDTVELGTRNIKVALRRLRRFAREGAAEELDLDDTIRSTARNAGWLDLKMVPERHNAVKVLLFLDVGGSMDDHVRACEELFSAARSEFKHLEYFYFHNMVYEGLWKDNRRRYTEKIDTLTVLHTFTRDYKLILVGDATMSPYEITYPGGSVEHFNPEAGDVWMSRLLAAWPRAIWLNPQSSNRWSYIPSIQMVRELMSDRMYPLTLEGLEQGIRALQQLR
- a CDS encoding MoxR family ATPase, which gives rise to MTEGRFHGTERYVATDDLMMAVNAAVTLGRPLLVKGEPGTGKTQLAEEVALALNRPFIQWHIKSTVKAQQGLYEYDAVSRLRDSQLGEGRVHDISNYIVKGKLWEAFTADVQPVLLIDEIDKADIEFPNDLLLELDRMEFYVYETRQTVKAHHRPIIIITSNNEKELPDAFLRRCFFHYIRFPDKETMEQIVRVHYPDLKKRLLSEALEAFFEIREAPGLKKRPSTSELLDWIKLLVAEDIPPEALRGDQRKLIPPLYGALLKNEQDVHLFERLLFMSRRKKD